A genomic region of Arachis hypogaea cultivar Tifrunner chromosome 5, arahy.Tifrunner.gnm2.J5K5, whole genome shotgun sequence contains the following coding sequences:
- the LOC112802808 gene encoding 1-aminocyclopropane-1-carboxylate oxidase homolog 1: protein MVEADHEHGDYDRNRELKLLDETKAGVKGLVDAGLSKLPKIFVHDSHKVNDSSSSSSSSSSPPATDVSIPVIDLGSLHEEGNSRHEIVQKVKDACEKWGFFQVVNHDIPQGVLDEMLDGVRRFHEQDAEVKKEFYSRDITKRVFYNTNFNFYTASEINWRDTLYCLLAPGPLDSHQLPSICRDITIEYSDQVKKLALTLLELLSEALGLESSYLKDIDCGEGIFMVGHYYPPCPEPELTWGIGGHTDIGFVTVLLQDQVGGLQVFHEDQWIDVTPIPGAFIINLGDMMQLITNDKFMSAMHRVMAKKVGPRVSVAYFLRQHVDNESPRMYGPIKELLTEDNPPIYKEMKMPDLVKLVYTTKLVSSPLNHFKL from the exons ATGGTGGAAGCAGATCACGAACATGGAGACTATGACAGGAACAGGGAACTAAAGCTTCTTGATGAAACAAAAGCAGGTGTGAAGGGTCTTGTTGATGCTGGTTTATCCAAGTTACCAAAGATATTCGTTCATGACAGCCATAAAGTCaacgattcttcttcttcttcctcctcctcctcctcccctcCTGCTACCGATGTTAGTATTCCAGTTATTGATTTGGGATCACTGCACGAAGAAGGTAATTCACGCCATGAGATCGTTCAGAAAGTCAAAGATGCGTGTGAGAAATGGGGTTTCTTTCAAGTGGTCAACCATGACATTCCACAGGGTGTTTTGGATGAAATGCTTGATGGGGTGCGTAGATTTCATGAGCAAGATGCTGAGGTGAAGAAAGAATTCTATTCACGTGATATTACAAAGAGGGTATTCTACAACACCAACTTCAATTTTTATACAGCTTCAGAGATTAATTGGAGGGACACCCTCTATTGTTTATTGGCGCCAGGACCCCTTGACTCTCACCAACTCCCTTCAATTTGCAG AGATATAACAATTGAGTACTCAGACCAAGTCAAGAAATTGGCACTAACTCTTTTAGAACTGCTTTCGGAGGCATTAGGCTTAGAAAGCAGTTACCTTAAGGACATAGATTGTGGTGAAGGAATTTTCATGGTTGGACATTATTACCCTCCTTGTCCTGAGCCTGAACTCACTTGGGGGATAGGTGGTCATACTGATATTGGCTTTGTAACTGTTCTTCTACAAGACCAAGTTGGTGGACTTCAAGTCTTTCATGAAGACCAGTGGATTGATGTCACTCCCATTCCTGGTGCTTTTATCATTAACCTTGGAGATATGATGCAG CTAATCACAAATGACAAGTTCATGAGCGCCATGCACAGAGTTATGGCTAAGAAAGTAGGTCCACGAGTTTCGGTTGCATACTTTCTGAGACAACATGTTGATAATGAATCTCCAAGAATGTATGGACCAATAAAAGAGTTGCTGACAGAAGATAATCCTCCAATTTATAAGGAAATGAAAATGCCGGACTTGGTTAAATTGGTGTACACTACAAAGCTAGTCTCCTCTCCACTAAACCACTTCAAGCTCTGA